The bacterium genome window below encodes:
- a CDS encoding glycosyltransferase family protein: protein MAAPRVGAIVQARMSSTRLPGKVLREIKGRPLLSWLLERARAATSLDALAVATSVGGDDDVVAGFCAAEGTTCLRGPLDDVLERYRMAAEALDLDVVVRLTGDNPLVDPAVVDAVVAFFLAGDLDYASNTAPPPGTFPQGLDVEVFSREALERAARDAELPSEREHVTFRFWKNPSLFRIAKLDHARDLSRFRLTVDGPEDLEVVRGVVEGLGVSGASPTLGELADYLEAHPELTALNGHVEPHAGWRPALAADAALRG from the coding sequence ATGGCCGCCCCCCGCGTCGGCGCGATCGTCCAGGCGCGCATGTCCTCGACCCGCCTGCCGGGGAAGGTGCTGCGCGAGATCAAGGGGCGCCCGCTGCTCTCCTGGCTGCTCGAACGGGCGCGCGCGGCGACGTCGCTCGACGCGCTGGCCGTCGCGACGAGCGTCGGCGGCGACGACGACGTCGTCGCCGGCTTCTGCGCGGCGGAAGGAACGACCTGCCTGCGCGGGCCGCTCGACGACGTGCTGGAGCGGTACCGCATGGCGGCGGAGGCGCTCGATCTCGACGTCGTCGTGCGCCTGACCGGCGACAACCCGCTCGTCGATCCCGCGGTCGTGGACGCCGTCGTCGCCTTCTTCCTCGCCGGCGATCTCGACTACGCCTCGAACACCGCCCCGCCGCCGGGGACGTTCCCGCAGGGGCTCGACGTCGAGGTCTTCTCGCGCGAGGCGCTGGAGCGGGCGGCGCGCGACGCGGAGCTTCCTTCGGAGCGCGAGCACGTGACGTTCCGCTTTTGGAAGAACCCGAGCCTCTTCCGGATCGCCAAGCTCGACCACGCGCGCGACCTCTCGCGGTTCCGCCTCACGGTGGACGGGCCGGAGGATCTGGAGGTCGTGCGCGGCGTGGTCGAGGGGCTCGGGGTTTCGGGCGCTTCGCCGACGCTGGGCGAACTCGCGGACTACCTCGAGGCGCATCCCGAGCTGACGGCGCTGAACGGCCACGTCGAGCCGCACGCCGGATGGCGTCCGGCGCTCGCGGCCGACGCAGCGCTGAGGGGCTGA
- a CDS encoding N-acetylneuraminate synthase family protein yields MPEITLGGRRVAPGEPVFVVAEVGINHGGDPAQAEALVRAAAAAGADAVKFQTYRTEARVPADSPYFGLLKRCELPFARQAEMKRLAESLGLLFFSTPFDSECVDFLDAIGVPAFKLASFDIVNGALTRRVLAKGRPVIASTGMADRAEVDAFVEAAGHGRVPFALLHCVSAYPTPPREANLRVIGRLRELYGVPTGYSDHTLGVETPVLAAAAGALIIEKHFTLDRAAEGPDHALSADPAQLAELVRRVREVELALGRDDLECRAVEKPSLQFRRPS; encoded by the coding sequence ATGCCTGAGATCACGTTGGGCGGCCGGCGCGTCGCGCCGGGCGAGCCGGTCTTCGTCGTCGCCGAGGTGGGGATCAACCACGGCGGCGATCCCGCGCAGGCGGAGGCGCTCGTGCGCGCCGCGGCCGCCGCCGGGGCGGACGCGGTGAAGTTCCAGACCTACCGCACGGAGGCGCGCGTTCCGGCCGACAGCCCCTACTTCGGCCTGCTGAAGCGCTGCGAGCTGCCGTTCGCGCGGCAGGCGGAGATGAAGCGGCTGGCGGAGAGCCTCGGCCTCCTCTTCTTCTCGACCCCCTTCGATTCCGAGTGCGTGGACTTCCTCGACGCGATCGGCGTGCCCGCCTTCAAGCTCGCCTCGTTCGACATCGTCAACGGCGCCCTGACGCGCCGCGTGCTGGCCAAGGGGCGCCCGGTGATCGCCTCGACCGGCATGGCCGACCGCGCCGAGGTGGACGCCTTCGTCGAGGCCGCGGGCCACGGCCGCGTTCCCTTCGCCCTGCTGCACTGCGTCTCGGCCTACCCCACGCCGCCGCGCGAGGCGAACCTGCGCGTGATCGGCCGGCTGCGCGAGTTGTACGGCGTGCCGACCGGCTACTCCGACCACACGCTCGGCGTGGAGACGCCGGTGCTCGCCGCGGCCGCGGGGGCGCTGATCATCGAGAAGCACTTCACGCTCGACCGCGCCGCCGAAGGTCCGGACCACGCCCTCTCCGCCGACCCCGCGCAGCTCGCCGAGCTGGTGCGGCGGGTCCGCGAGGTCGAGCTCGCGCTCGGGCGCGACGACCTGGAGTGCCGCGCGGTGGAGAAGCCGTCGCTGCAGTTCCGGCGGCCGTCGTAG
- a CDS encoding DUF692 family protein produces the protein MNGAAPLLTVPVSDLLLRPEAAARLDALAEAYELRDHYGPRDFDTARPVLLHSDESLLAPLDADPLARRAEPFAARGLLRVVSLHALARCTAPRLEGGMFRPGGRRMDADEMVDNAARNVALLRRVFGPEVVVAVENNNYYPTPAYELVAEPAFLARVVAESGAALLLDAAHAFISARNMGREAASYFAGLPLAEVVQLHVAGFGESGAVWRDVHEAPTDEQWRASLDLLPRLPNLRYAALEYYRDLDRLVALMERLGAALSAADAAPVAAGATDNA, from the coding sequence ATGAACGGCGCCGCCCCGCTGCTGACGGTTCCGGTCTCCGACCTGCTGCTGCGGCCGGAGGCGGCGGCGCGTCTCGACGCGCTCGCCGAGGCCTACGAGCTGCGCGACCACTACGGCCCGCGCGACTTCGACACCGCGCGCCCGGTGCTCCTCCACTCCGACGAGAGCCTGCTCGCCCCGCTCGACGCCGACCCGCTCGCGCGCCGCGCCGAGCCGTTCGCCGCGCGCGGCCTGCTGCGCGTCGTCTCGCTGCACGCCCTCGCCCGCTGCACCGCGCCGCGCCTCGAGGGCGGCATGTTCCGTCCCGGCGGGCGGCGGATGGACGCCGACGAGATGGTGGACAACGCCGCGCGCAACGTCGCGCTGCTGCGGCGCGTCTTCGGGCCGGAGGTCGTCGTCGCCGTCGAGAACAACAACTACTACCCGACGCCGGCCTACGAGCTCGTCGCCGAGCCGGCGTTCCTCGCGCGGGTCGTCGCGGAGAGCGGCGCCGCGCTGCTGCTCGACGCGGCGCACGCCTTCATCAGCGCCCGCAACATGGGGCGCGAGGCCGCCTCGTACTTCGCCGGCCTGCCGCTCGCCGAGGTCGTGCAGCTCCACGTCGCCGGATTCGGCGAGTCGGGCGCCGTCTGGCGCGACGTCCACGAGGCGCCGACCGACGAGCAGTGGCGCGCCTCGCTCGACCTCCTGCCGCGGCTGCCGAACCTCCGCTACGCCGCGCTGGAGTACTACCGCGACCTCGATCGCCTCGTCGCGCTGATGGAGCGCCTCGGCGCCGCGCTGTCCGCGGCGGACGCGGCGCCCGTCGCCGCAGGAGCCACGGACAATGCCTGA
- a CDS encoding DegT/DnrJ/EryC1/StrS family aminotransferase produces MSAPLRCAELPAVAGGTPTRASFLVYGKPQILQPEIDEVIETIRSGWIGAGPRTARFAESFRRYAGAKHAAAVSSCTAALHLALAALGVGPGDEVVAPTMTFCATVNVIVHCGATPVLADCDPRTMNIDPERLREKITPRTKAIIVVHFAGRACPMDEILAIARERGLRVVEDCAHAIETTYRGRHAGTLGDVGAFSFYATKNVCTGEGGMVLAEDAALAERIQLLSTNGMSRDAWKRYGAGGFRHYYVHEPGFKYNMTDLQAAFGIHQLDRVEANLVRRRALWDRYDRALAGLPCLTPPPEEPGTRHALHMYNILLDLDRLAATRDQILDALTAENIGVGVHYLPVHSQPYYARTFGFSDAEFPNAARIGASTLSLPLTTAMTDDDQDDVIRALAKVLGYYAR; encoded by the coding sequence GTGAGCGCGCCGCTCCGCTGCGCGGAACTTCCCGCCGTCGCCGGCGGGACGCCGACCCGCGCGTCGTTCCTGGTCTACGGCAAGCCGCAGATTCTGCAGCCGGAGATCGACGAGGTCATCGAGACGATCCGCTCCGGCTGGATCGGCGCCGGGCCGCGCACGGCGCGCTTCGCCGAGTCGTTCCGCCGCTACGCCGGCGCGAAGCACGCCGCGGCGGTCAGCTCCTGCACCGCCGCGCTCCATCTCGCGCTCGCCGCGCTCGGCGTCGGACCGGGGGACGAAGTCGTCGCGCCGACGATGACGTTCTGCGCCACGGTCAACGTGATCGTGCACTGCGGCGCGACCCCCGTCCTCGCGGACTGCGATCCGCGGACGATGAACATCGACCCGGAGCGGCTCCGCGAGAAGATCACGCCGCGGACGAAGGCGATCATCGTCGTCCACTTCGCCGGCCGCGCCTGCCCGATGGACGAAATCCTCGCGATCGCGAGGGAGCGCGGCCTGCGCGTCGTCGAGGACTGCGCCCACGCGATCGAGACGACGTACCGCGGCCGCCACGCCGGCACGCTCGGCGACGTCGGCGCCTTCAGCTTCTACGCGACGAAGAACGTCTGCACCGGCGAGGGCGGGATGGTCCTCGCCGAGGACGCGGCGCTCGCCGAGCGGATCCAGCTCCTTTCGACGAACGGCATGAGCCGCGACGCGTGGAAGCGGTACGGCGCGGGCGGCTTCAGGCACTACTACGTCCACGAGCCGGGCTTCAAGTACAACATGACCGACCTGCAGGCGGCGTTCGGCATCCATCAGCTCGACCGCGTCGAGGCGAACCTCGTGCGGCGCCGCGCGCTCTGGGACCGCTACGACCGCGCGCTGGCCGGGCTGCCCTGCCTGACGCCGCCCCCCGAGGAACCGGGGACGCGCCACGCGCTGCACATGTACAACATCCTGCTCGACCTCGACCGCCTCGCCGCGACGCGCGACCAGATCCTCGACGCGCTGACGGCGGAGAACATCGGCGTCGGCGTGCACTACCTGCCGGTCCACTCGCAGCCGTACTACGCGCGGACGTTCGGCTTCTCCGACGCCGAATTCCCGAACGCGGCGCGGATCGGCGCGAGCACGCTGAGCCTGCCGCTGACGACGGCGATGACCGACGACGACCAGGACGACGTGATCCGCGCGCTCGCGAAGGTCCTCGGGTACTACGCGCGATGA
- a CDS encoding glycosyltransferase, whose amino-acid sequence MSAGSAREKADGVRPRSGTAAEAPPARSGAARAARTPAADAAQTPAAGAARIPGADAALRVQIIGWDNGVGLARDMRLLAGALADAGARVSILAVPGDRVGRRDRAPLVWFHRARDRARAVAAGGPAFDVNVMIERIRPRFLRAARVNVLLPNPEWFKECDAEHYSEIDAALVKTRHAELAFRPLGKPVRRLGFTSDDRLEEGVPRERAFFHLAGNSEAKGTAALLEAWHAHPEWPRLTVVQNPAKAKGRATARNVEQIVAYLPDDELRRLQNRHAFHVCPSETEGFGHYIVEAMSVGATTITVDAPPMSELVTELRGILIPCSGTGRQRLATTYRVDAAGIASGVERALAWDEGARRVVGRRARAWFEENDRAFRARAADVLREVVRAARG is encoded by the coding sequence ATGAGCGCGGGATCGGCGAGAGAGAAGGCGGACGGCGTGCGGCCGCGGAGCGGGACGGCGGCGGAAGCGCCGCCCGCGCGTTCGGGCGCGGCGCGCGCGGCGCGGACTCCGGCCGCCGACGCGGCACAGACTCCCGCCGCCGGAGCGGCGCGGATTCCCGGCGCCGACGCGGCGCTCCGCGTCCAGATCATCGGCTGGGACAACGGCGTGGGCCTCGCGCGGGACATGCGCCTCCTGGCCGGGGCGCTCGCCGACGCCGGCGCGCGGGTCTCGATCCTCGCGGTTCCCGGCGACCGCGTCGGCCGGCGCGACCGCGCGCCGCTGGTCTGGTTCCATCGCGCGCGCGACCGCGCGCGGGCCGTCGCCGCGGGCGGGCCGGCGTTCGACGTCAACGTCATGATCGAGCGGATCCGGCCGCGGTTCCTCCGCGCGGCGCGCGTCAACGTGCTGCTGCCGAACCCCGAGTGGTTCAAGGAGTGCGACGCCGAGCATTACTCCGAGATCGACGCGGCGCTGGTCAAGACGCGGCACGCCGAGCTCGCGTTCCGCCCGCTCGGCAAGCCGGTTCGCCGCCTCGGCTTCACCAGCGACGACCGCCTGGAGGAGGGCGTCCCGCGCGAGCGGGCGTTCTTCCATCTCGCGGGGAACAGCGAAGCGAAGGGAACCGCCGCGCTGCTGGAGGCGTGGCACGCGCATCCCGAGTGGCCGCGGCTCACCGTCGTGCAGAACCCCGCGAAGGCGAAGGGGCGCGCGACGGCGCGGAACGTCGAGCAGATCGTCGCCTACCTCCCGGACGACGAGTTGCGGCGGCTCCAGAACCGCCACGCCTTCCACGTCTGCCCCTCGGAGACGGAGGGGTTCGGGCACTACATCGTCGAGGCGATGAGCGTCGGGGCGACGACGATCACGGTGGACGCGCCGCCGATGAGCGAGCTGGTCACGGAGCTTCGCGGGATCCTGATCCCCTGCTCCGGCACGGGACGGCAGCGGCTCGCGACGACCTACCGCGTGGACGCCGCGGGCATCGCCTCGGGGGTGGAACGAGCCCTCGCGTGGGACGAAGGCGCGCGCCGCGTCGTCGGCCGCCGCGCGCGCGCCTGGTTCGAGGAGAACGACCGCGCCTTCCGCGCCCGCGCCGCCGACGTGCTCCGCGAGGTCGTTCGCGCGGCGCGGGGCTGA
- a CDS encoding pre-peptidase C-terminal domain-containing protein, translating to MNRHVGPKGLRLLAIGLALLTANVAAAHTNIDYSAHVAFGAPVWRAVAYAGGYTLAGFNKTLVVFKSPQPESLSVAALAEFNGSVRDIFYTGGRYAYVAATSDGLAVLDMNDPTAPTRVGAAAVGGNARSVTVVGIYAYVGDYTGFYVVDISTPTAPAVRGSIAGIDAEDVVASGNYVYVAAAGGGVKVVDVSTPTAPVVKATMPIAGNATGLALSGSTLYAALSGGGVALYNVANPLAPTLVSSITTTGYAYDVLISGTKLYVGAYNLVVVDVSDTANLKVLGQVYLNWSVTGLCLAGGKVDAVGGAGLSVVDVSKPAAPVRSAFYPAAELVNDMALDGDTAALSVGGNGIVFLDVASPRHATVRGAFFPGGNVGRLAMQNGYVYVLGGPLSVIDATTTTPAVVGQYNGMSSPADVAVAGNYAYLVNNSASVDIVDISTPSAPKKVATATTRDTANHVQVYGDRVFLGGADAFQILDVGAPAAPVVRGLYPMPHAVKDIAVAGDVAYVVDDAAGLTVLDVRNPDAPTWAGQDTAPRTSYSIALSSRRAYIGATGGLYVDDLQDPYAPAQIGVFSTTTNGVMGIGVADGYAVAATWSDGVYVVHNTGECFDPFERNNEQASAWPLPFSAVRQPMICDTADVDWFKVTAPSGGTIQATMAPPTGANYDLFLYDAAGNMAAASVAADDAVESVSRTTAQGGDWYLKVVGSGLSYSATSPYTLYATFAACVAPTQPVYVYGSVRDANNNVTLNVQDPNQPTSVGGYNIYRAAAPQGPWTLLAANVVDMDKSLANVQFTDVGSNDGATYFYRVTAVNAACGGEGP from the coding sequence ATGAACCGTCACGTCGGCCCGAAGGGGCTCCGCCTGCTGGCGATCGGTCTCGCGCTGCTGACGGCGAACGTCGCCGCGGCGCACACGAACATCGACTACTCGGCGCACGTCGCGTTCGGCGCGCCGGTCTGGCGCGCGGTCGCCTACGCCGGCGGCTACACGCTGGCCGGCTTCAACAAGACGCTCGTCGTCTTCAAGTCGCCGCAGCCGGAGTCGCTCTCCGTCGCGGCGCTCGCCGAGTTCAACGGCTCGGTGCGCGACATCTTCTACACCGGCGGCCGCTACGCCTACGTCGCCGCGACGAGCGACGGCTTGGCCGTCCTGGACATGAACGACCCCACCGCCCCGACGCGCGTCGGCGCCGCCGCCGTCGGCGGCAACGCGCGTTCGGTGACGGTCGTCGGCATCTACGCCTACGTCGGCGACTACACCGGGTTCTACGTCGTGGACATCTCGACGCCGACCGCGCCGGCCGTGCGGGGGAGCATCGCCGGCATCGACGCCGAGGACGTCGTCGCCTCCGGCAACTACGTCTACGTCGCCGCCGCCGGCGGCGGCGTGAAGGTCGTGGACGTGAGCACGCCGACCGCACCGGTCGTGAAGGCGACGATGCCGATCGCCGGGAACGCGACCGGACTGGCGTTGTCGGGCTCCACGCTCTACGCCGCGCTCAGCGGCGGCGGCGTCGCGCTCTACAACGTCGCCAATCCGCTCGCGCCGACGCTGGTCTCGTCCATCACCACGACGGGCTACGCCTACGACGTCCTGATCAGCGGGACGAAGCTCTACGTCGGCGCCTACAACCTCGTCGTCGTGGACGTCTCCGACACGGCGAACCTGAAGGTGCTCGGGCAGGTCTATCTGAACTGGTCGGTGACGGGGCTCTGCCTCGCCGGCGGGAAGGTGGACGCCGTCGGGGGCGCCGGGCTTTCGGTCGTGGACGTGTCCAAGCCCGCCGCGCCGGTCCGCAGCGCCTTCTACCCCGCGGCGGAACTCGTGAACGACATGGCGTTGGACGGCGACACGGCGGCGCTTTCGGTCGGCGGGAACGGCATCGTCTTCCTGGACGTCGCGTCGCCCCGCCACGCGACCGTGCGCGGCGCCTTCTTCCCCGGCGGAAACGTCGGCCGTCTGGCGATGCAGAACGGCTACGTCTACGTCCTCGGCGGCCCGCTCTCCGTGATCGACGCCACGACGACGACGCCCGCCGTGGTCGGGCAGTACAACGGCATGAGCTCGCCGGCAGACGTGGCCGTCGCCGGCAACTACGCCTATCTCGTCAACAACTCCGCCTCGGTGGACATCGTGGACATCTCCACGCCCTCGGCGCCGAAGAAGGTCGCGACGGCGACGACGCGGGACACCGCCAACCACGTCCAGGTCTACGGCGACCGCGTCTTCCTCGGCGGCGCCGACGCGTTCCAGATCCTCGACGTCGGCGCGCCCGCGGCGCCGGTCGTGCGCGGCCTCTACCCGATGCCCCACGCGGTCAAGGACATCGCCGTCGCCGGCGACGTGGCCTACGTCGTGGACGACGCGGCGGGACTGACGGTGCTGGACGTGCGCAATCCCGACGCCCCGACGTGGGCGGGGCAGGACACGGCGCCGAGGACGTCGTATTCGATCGCGCTGTCCTCGCGCCGCGCCTACATCGGCGCGACGGGCGGTTTGTACGTGGACGACCTGCAGGATCCGTACGCCCCGGCGCAGATCGGGGTGTTCTCCACGACGACCAACGGCGTGATGGGCATCGGCGTCGCGGACGGCTACGCCGTGGCGGCGACGTGGTCGGACGGCGTCTACGTCGTCCACAACACGGGAGAGTGCTTCGACCCGTTCGAGCGGAACAACGAGCAGGCCTCCGCCTGGCCGCTCCCGTTCTCGGCGGTCCGGCAGCCGATGATCTGCGACACCGCCGACGTCGACTGGTTCAAGGTGACCGCGCCGTCCGGCGGCACGATCCAGGCGACGATGGCCCCGCCGACCGGCGCGAACTACGACCTCTTCCTCTACGACGCCGCCGGCAACATGGCCGCGGCCTCCGTCGCCGCGGACGACGCCGTGGAAAGCGTCTCCCGCACGACCGCGCAGGGCGGCGACTGGTACCTCAAGGTCGTCGGCTCCGGCCTGTCCTACAGCGCGACGTCCCCCTACACGCTCTACGCGACCTTCGCCGCCTGCGTCGCGCCGACGCAGCCGGTCTACGTCTACGGCAGCGTCCGCGACGCCAACAACAACGTCACGCTCAACGTCCAGGACCCGAACCAGCCGACGTCGGTGGGCGGCTACAACATCTACCGCGCCGCCGCGCCGCAAGGGCCGTGGACGCTCCTCGCCGCGAACGTCGTGGACATGGACAAGAGCCTCGCCAACGTGCAGTTCACCGACGTCGGCTCGAACGACGGCGCGACCTACTTCTACCGCGTGACCGCCGTGAACGCGGCCTGCGGCGGCGAGGGGCCCTGA
- a CDS encoding pre-peptidase C-terminal domain-containing protein → MTRRIRSAAVCFLALGLALSAGRGAAANTNIDFAAHVAFGAPALHAISSSRGYTVAGFNNTLVVFNSTKPESPAVAGLIELGTPINDVSYYGRYAFVATTASGLVVVDLATPSAPTRVGALALTGSALSVAVTGSTAYVGTTTGLYVVDVSTPATPTLKGSVTGFAAIKVAVVGSYVYVACGSAGIKVVDATTPTAPTVAATVATAGAAQSVAVSGSALYAAIGASGLAIYGISTPTAPTLSATLSVGGAANGVAANGTTVFVAGDAASVVDASTSSSPRLIGQVVLDAPGQGVAIAGSKLEIIGATGMSIIDVSTPTAPIKSALYPAIRLGNDIVIDGDIAAISGGALNSVIIMDISVPKHPALRGALSFGSCSHGRLRLKDGYAYVGSGGTVYVVDATATPPATVKTLPTGSGSVRGLAIAGKYLFVANYSPNVVLAYDVSVASSPTLVGVLSTPFIVEHLLAYNGFLYLAGGTTLQIVDARVPASMSLRGQFTANDTIADVAVSGTVAYVPTNGGLTLLDVSDAGAPQWLSFDAAAGTSYGVALSGTRAYVATFAGALVEDVHDPYAPASIGLFNSGGAWQATGIAQTSGWAFVVTSADGVYLFHSAGECYDPFERNNDQAEAWPLAAPAIVQPMICDANDVDWFKVTAPSGGTIQAAMTPPTGANYDLFLYDAAGNPVAGSIGGGDATEGVAYTFRQGGDWFLKVVGASGSFNAALPYTLYSTFAACVAPTQPVYVYGSVRDVNNNVTLNVQDPNQPTSVGGYNIYRATAPQGPWTLLAANVVDMDKSLANVQYTDVGSNNGTTYFYRVTAVNAACGAEGP, encoded by the coding sequence ATGACGCGAAGAATCCGGTCTGCGGCAGTCTGCTTCCTCGCGCTCGGGCTCGCGCTTTCGGCGGGGCGCGGCGCGGCGGCCAACACCAACATCGACTTCGCCGCGCACGTCGCGTTCGGCGCGCCGGCACTTCACGCCATCTCATCCAGCCGCGGGTACACGGTGGCGGGGTTCAACAACACGTTGGTGGTCTTCAACTCGACGAAGCCCGAGTCGCCGGCCGTGGCGGGCTTGATCGAGCTGGGCACGCCGATCAACGACGTCTCCTACTACGGCCGCTACGCCTTCGTCGCCACGACCGCGTCGGGACTTGTCGTCGTGGACTTGGCGACCCCCTCGGCGCCGACGCGCGTCGGCGCGCTGGCGTTGACCGGGAGCGCCTTGTCGGTGGCCGTCACCGGCTCGACGGCCTACGTCGGCACCACGACCGGCCTCTACGTCGTGGACGTCTCGACGCCGGCCACGCCGACTCTCAAGGGGAGCGTGACCGGCTTCGCCGCCATCAAGGTCGCCGTCGTCGGAAGCTACGTCTACGTCGCCTGCGGCAGCGCCGGGATCAAAGTCGTGGACGCGACGACGCCGACCGCGCCGACGGTCGCGGCGACCGTCGCGACGGCCGGCGCCGCGCAGAGCGTGGCGGTTTCGGGAAGCGCGCTCTACGCCGCGATCGGCGCGAGCGGCCTCGCGATCTACGGCATTTCGACCCCGACCGCTCCGACGCTGTCGGCCACGCTCTCCGTCGGAGGGGCGGCGAACGGCGTCGCCGCCAACGGCACGACGGTCTTCGTCGCCGGCGACGCCGCGAGCGTCGTCGATGCGTCGACGAGTTCGAGCCCGCGGCTGATCGGCCAAGTTGTGCTGGACGCGCCCGGGCAGGGCGTCGCCATCGCCGGCAGCAAGCTGGAGATCATCGGCGCGACCGGCATGTCGATCATCGACGTCTCGACGCCGACGGCGCCGATCAAGAGCGCCCTCTACCCCGCGATCCGCCTCGGGAACGACATCGTGATCGACGGCGACATCGCCGCGATCTCCGGCGGCGCCCTGAACTCCGTGATCATCATGGACATCTCCGTCCCCAAGCATCCCGCGCTGCGGGGCGCGCTGTCTTTCGGCTCCTGCAGCCACGGACGCTTGCGGCTCAAGGACGGCTACGCGTACGTCGGGAGCGGCGGCACGGTGTACGTCGTGGACGCGACCGCCACGCCTCCCGCGACCGTGAAGACGCTGCCCACAGGATCGGGCAGCGTCCGGGGACTGGCGATCGCCGGGAAGTACCTCTTCGTTGCGAACTACAGCCCCAACGTCGTCCTGGCCTACGACGTTTCCGTCGCCTCGTCGCCGACCCTCGTCGGCGTTCTCTCGACGCCGTTCATCGTCGAGCATCTCCTGGCCTACAACGGCTTCCTCTATCTGGCGGGCGGAACGACGTTGCAGATCGTGGACGCCCGGGTCCCCGCGTCGATGTCGCTGCGCGGCCAGTTCACCGCGAACGACACGATCGCCGACGTCGCCGTGTCCGGGACCGTCGCCTACGTCCCGACGAACGGGGGCCTGACGCTGCTCGACGTGAGCGACGCCGGCGCGCCGCAGTGGTTGTCGTTCGACGCCGCCGCCGGCACATCCTACGGGGTCGCGCTTTCCGGAACCCGGGCCTACGTCGCCACCTTCGCCGGCGCGCTCGTCGAGGACGTGCACGATCCGTACGCGCCGGCGTCGATCGGCCTGTTCAACAGCGGCGGGGCGTGGCAGGCGACGGGGATCGCCCAGACCTCCGGTTGGGCGTTCGTCGTGACGTCCGCGGACGGCGTCTATCTCTTCCACAGCGCCGGCGAGTGCTACGACCCGTTCGAGCGGAACAACGACCAGGCCGAGGCGTGGCCGCTGGCCGCGCCCGCGATCGTCCAGCCGATGATCTGCGACGCGAACGACGTCGATTGGTTCAAGGTGACCGCGCCGTCCGGAGGCACGATCCAAGCGGCGATGACCCCGCCGACCGGCGCGAACTACGACCTGTTCCTCTACGACGCCGCCGGGAACCCCGTCGCGGGGTCCATCGGCGGGGGGGACGCGACCGAGGGCGTCGCCTACACGTTCCGGCAGGGCGGCGACTGGTTCCTCAAAGTCGTCGGGGCGAGCGGCTCCTTCAACGCCGCGCTCCCCTACACGCTCTACTCGACCTTCGCCGCCTGCGTCGCCCCGACGCAGCCGGTCTACGTCTACGGCAGCGTCCGCGACGTCAACAACAACGTCACGCTGAACGTCCAGGACCCGAACCAGCCGACATCGGTCGGCGGCTACAACATCTACCGCGCGACCGCGCCCCAGGGGCCGTGGACGCTCCTCGCCGCGAACGTCGTGGACATGGACAAGAGCCTCGCCAACGTGCAGTACACCGACGTCGGCTCGAACAACGGCACGACCTACTTCTACCGCGTGACCGCGGTGAACGCGGCCTGCGGCGCCGAGGGGCCCTGA
- a CDS encoding GNAT family N-acetyltransferase has translation MRLVQASTPALIELARGLFREYQRAIGVDLRFQDFERESATLPGAYAPPDGLLLLAYLDDELAGCGAVRPLGPGVAELKRMWTRPEHRGRGVARAVAEALLETARAAGRRTVRLDTLEWMTAARALYASLGFRERAPYYDNPLPGVVFMELELAPDDASRAR, from the coding sequence ATCCGGCTCGTCCAAGCCTCGACGCCCGCGCTGATCGAACTCGCGCGCGGCCTCTTCCGCGAGTACCAGCGCGCGATCGGCGTCGATCTCCGCTTCCAGGATTTCGAGCGCGAGTCGGCGACGCTGCCCGGCGCCTACGCGCCTCCGGACGGCCTGCTTCTGCTCGCGTACCTGGACGACGAACTGGCGGGCTGCGGCGCGGTGCGGCCGCTCGGGCCGGGCGTCGCCGAGTTGAAGCGGATGTGGACCCGCCCCGAGCATCGCGGCCGCGGCGTCGCGCGCGCCGTCGCCGAGGCGCTGCTCGAGACGGCGCGCGCCGCGGGCCGGCGCACCGTGCGGCTCGACACGCTGGAGTGGATGACGGCGGCCCGCGCCCTTTACGCGTCGCTCGGTTTCCGCGAGCGCGCGCCGTACTACGACAACCCGCTGCCGGGCGTCGTCTTCATGGAACTCGAATTGGCGCCGGACGACGCGTCGCGCGCGAGGTGA